From Catharus ustulatus isolate bCatUst1 chromosome 6, bCatUst1.pri.v2, whole genome shotgun sequence, a single genomic window includes:
- the LOC122149405 gene encoding proteoglycan 4-like, giving the protein MHPLLDTAYTLPTTAYALEGSSSTMEMTMLITVSASTQPASNHQPLSPPPTLPKPGKDNLRLQRLLKKAARKNAILASEHGKSFRSSLSPVSEASPDQECAESAAGPAEPPAAPCAPLPAQLSIRPVQHRALSPLRRGKPFTLKVTEQRRIAEHVRLTASSAMPLLQKPGAPEAPQQPEGTSSHLPSPPDPSGSVFPQPPPSSIPSKESAEVTYVSKVNTYFHSVKPPRAKTPTPNLTQGTVSHEDKRPTSPAPQTSSSEPPPEQTPASPKDSKATSSSPKPPLLPAAETETPDQAPKPAPPEKPSISDAHTNKPTTHGSDTEISGSKTPPESPKQDTDTLKPSTSSAPWRQARPVTATPAQADGTGSTSTDTKAEHTPEPQTTPSLPNSSCPPKAEPAPSSGEAPRPPGASAWHRLRKHLIVQPETTNFPESKPEKLGQEEGNKEEAAQAVIKQDCTLVKSKAMRMWDAILYQVALTKERKQQAEEKKPQKEENVFLPRRLPILLHKPRFDARKLKELAAKPMTKISTVFEVSRFRPKGAEEHTKSFNRTASGWSVS; this is encoded by the exons ATGCACCCCTTGCTAGACACTGCCTATACCCTGCCCACCACAGCCTATGCCCTGGAGGGCAGCTCATCCACCATG GAAATGACAATGCTGATAACAGTATCAGCCTCCACCCAGCCTGCCTCCAACCACCAGCCCctttctccccctcccaccctgcccaaGCCCGGGAAGGACAACCTGCGGCTGCAGCGGCTGCTGAAGAAGGCAGCCAGGAAGAACGCCATCCTCGCCTCGGAGCACGGCAAGTCCTTCCGCTCCAGCCTCTCGCCCGTGAGCGAAGCCAGCCCCGACCAGGAGTGTGCCGAGAGCGCTGCTGGCCCAGCggagcccccagcagccccctgtgccccgctgccagcccagctctccatcAGGCCCGTCCAGCACCGCGCCCTCTCCCCGCTGCGCAGGGGAAAGCCTTTCACGCTGAAGGTCACCGAGCAGCGGCGCATTGCCGAACACGTCAGGCTCACGGCCTCCTCGGCCATGCCCCTGCTGCAGAAGCCAGGGGCTCCTGAGGCTCCACAGCAGCCTGAGGGCACAagctcccaccttccctctcCGCCTGACCCTTCAGGATCTGTTttcccccagcctcctccttcCAGTATACCCAGTAAAGAAAGTGCAGAGGTTACCTATGTCTCCAAGGTGAACACTTATTTCCACAGTGTCAAGCCACCCAGGGCTAAgactcccaccccaaacctgacccaaGGAACTGTCAGCCACGAAGACAAAAGGCCTACTTCCCCAGCACCTCAAACAAGCAGCTCTGAACCACCTCCAGAGCAGACACCCGCCTCACCTAAAGACAGCAAGGCCACTTCCTCCTCACCAAAAcctcccctccttcctgctgcagagacagagacTCCTGATCAAGCTCCCAAGCCTGCTCCTCCTGAGAAGCCCAGCATCTCTGATGCGCACACCAATAAGCCTACAACCCATGGAAGTGACACCGAAATATCTGGATCCAAGACACCTCCTGAATCACCCAAGCAAGACACAGACACCCTAAAACCATCAACATCCAGCGCTCCCTGGAGGCAAGCACGCCCAGTGACAGCAACTCCAGCACAAGCTGATGGTACCGGGTCCACGTCCACAGACACCAAGGCAGAACACACCCCTGAACCCCAGACAACTCCCAGCTTACCCAACAGCAGCTGTCCCCCCAAGGCTGAGCCAGCACCATCCTCAGGAGAAGCACCAAGACCTCCTGGAGCCAGTGCCTGGCATCGCCTCAGGAAGCACTTGATTGTGCAGCCAGAAACAACCAACTTCCCTGAGTCCAAGCCAGAAAagctgggacaggaggaagGCAATAAAGAGGAAGCTGCTCAAGCGGTCATCAAGCAAGACTGCACGCTGGTTAAATCGAAAGCCATGAGGATGTGGGATGCCATTTTATACCAGGTGGCACTCACCAAGGAGAGGAAGCAACAAGCAGAAGAGAAGAAGCCACAGAAGGAAGAGAATGTCTTTCTTCCCCGCCGCCTGCCCATCCTTCTACACAAACCCCGCTTTGACGCCCGGAAGCTGAAGGAACTGGCTGCCAAGCCCATGACAAAGATCAGCACCGTGTTCGAGGTGAGCCGCTTCCGACCCAAAGGGGCCGAGGAGCACACCAAGAGCTTCAACAGAACAGCATCAGGATGGTCGGTCAGCTGa